The following proteins are co-located in the Deltaproteobacteria bacterium genome:
- a CDS encoding S-methyl-5-thioribose-1-phosphate isomerase, translating into MLKTIYFENDHVYMLDQRKLPWAEKYLVCRTYRDVSNAISRMVIRGAPAIGIAAAMGV; encoded by the coding sequence ATGTTAAAGACCATCTACTTCGAAAACGACCACGTATACATGCTGGACCAACGTAAGCTCCCTTGGGCCGAAAAGTATCTGGTATGTCGCACCTACAGAGATGTGTCCAATGCCATAAGCCGCATGGTGATTCGTGGAGCGCCCGCCATAGGCATTGCCGCGGCCATGGGAGTG